The Verrucomicrobiia bacterium genome has a segment encoding these proteins:
- a CDS encoding family 16 glycoside hydrolase codes for MTLFKHVMAATVSVALATSAFAQSSRDTLSPLVQVLAQTEDAQVQLDILKGISDGLKGQGRVMMPTGWEAASKKLSQSPNAKVQELTKNLSLIFGSSAALADLREQLKNSSAKPADRINALQALVAAKDSQLEQLLPALLNDAAVRGAAIKASGAFAEPSIARILVQVYPGLSAAEKRDALIALASRVSHARTMLSAVEQNRIDRKDLSADIVRQLRDLNQADITQQVEKVWGTIRATPAEKIAEIAKYKKLIQTPGRRDDAMNGRAIYTRTCGQCHTLYGEGGKIGPDITGSNRADLDYILHNILDPNAEIPLDYKTSTVEMKDDRVITGIIKQQTEQVITIASANETLSLPRKDVAAIRPSELSMMPEGLVEQLTEKEVGDLIAYLATKGQVPMLATKDNVDQFFNGKNLDGWSGAKGNWKVENGELIGTSPALKKNEWLVAPLAVGDFRLIVEVKLAPNAGNSGIQFRSEALPDGEVKGYQADIGVGWWGKLYEEHGRALLWKEDGDKHVKKDDWNTYEIVAVGSHIKTAINGQTCVDMEDTAGKRQGIIAFQLHSGNVPFEIRLRKVQLELNPLKAELKTGKSR; via the coding sequence ATGACACTCTTTAAGCATGTAATGGCCGCGACGGTGAGCGTCGCCCTTGCCACTTCCGCTTTCGCGCAATCTTCTCGCGATACGCTCTCGCCTTTGGTGCAGGTGCTCGCGCAGACAGAGGATGCCCAAGTGCAGTTGGACATCCTGAAAGGCATCAGCGACGGCTTGAAAGGCCAAGGCCGTGTGATGATGCCGACCGGTTGGGAGGCGGCATCAAAGAAGCTCAGCCAAAGCCCGAATGCGAAAGTGCAAGAGCTGACGAAGAACCTCTCGCTTATCTTCGGCAGTTCCGCCGCGCTCGCCGATCTGCGCGAGCAGTTGAAAAACAGTTCTGCAAAACCTGCCGATCGCATCAATGCTTTGCAGGCTCTCGTCGCGGCGAAGGATTCCCAATTGGAACAATTGCTGCCCGCTCTGCTGAACGATGCCGCTGTGCGCGGTGCGGCCATTAAAGCCTCTGGCGCTTTCGCAGAGCCATCCATCGCACGCATTCTTGTGCAGGTTTATCCGGGCTTATCTGCTGCGGAGAAGCGCGATGCGCTTATCGCCCTCGCTTCACGCGTCTCTCATGCGCGCACGATGCTCTCTGCGGTGGAGCAAAATCGCATTGATCGCAAAGATCTTTCGGCGGATATCGTCCGCCAGTTGCGCGATCTGAACCAGGCGGACATCACGCAGCAGGTGGAGAAAGTCTGGGGAACCATCCGCGCCACTCCGGCGGAGAAAATCGCAGAGATCGCCAAATACAAAAAACTCATCCAGACGCCTGGTCGTCGCGATGATGCGATGAATGGCCGCGCAATCTACACGCGCACTTGCGGGCAATGCCACACGCTCTACGGCGAAGGCGGCAAGATCGGCCCGGACATCACCGGCTCCAATCGCGCCGATCTCGATTACATCCTCCACAACATCCTCGATCCGAACGCCGAGATCCCGCTGGATTACAAGACATCCACTGTGGAGATGAAGGATGATCGCGTGATTACCGGCATCATCAAACAGCAGACGGAGCAGGTCATCACCATCGCCAGCGCGAACGAAACACTTTCTCTCCCGCGTAAAGATGTCGCCGCCATTCGTCCCAGTGAACTTTCCATGATGCCGGAAGGTCTGGTGGAGCAACTCACGGAGAAAGAAGTGGGCGACCTCATCGCTTATCTCGCCACGAAAGGGCAAGTGCCGATGCTGGCGACGAAGGATAACGTGGATCAGTTCTTCAACGGCAAGAACCTCGATGGTTGGTCTGGTGCGAAGGGGAATTGGAAAGTGGAGAACGGTGAACTCATCGGCACCAGCCCGGCCTTGAAGAAAAACGAATGGCTCGTGGCGCCTTTGGCTGTGGGAGATTTCCGTCTCATCGTGGAAGTGAAGCTCGCGCCCAATGCTGGTAATAGCGGCATCCAGTTCCGTAGTGAGGCATTGCCTGATGGTGAAGTGAAAGGCTATCAAGCAGACATCGGCGTGGGCTGGTGGGGCAAGCTCTACGAAGAACATGGCCGCGCACTGCTCTGGAAAGAGGATGGCGACAAGCATGTGAAGAAAGACGATTGGAACACTTATGAGATCGTGGCGGTGGGCAGCCACATCAAGACTGCTATCAATGGCCAGACGTGTGTGGACATGGAAGATACTGCCGGCAAGCGGCAGGGTATCATCGCCTTCCAACTGCACTCAGGAAATGTCCCTTTTGAGATACGCTTGCGGAAGGTTCAACTGGAATTGAATCCGCTCAAGGCGGAACTGAAGACGGGGAAGAGCCGTTAA